Proteins from one Ketobacter alkanivorans genomic window:
- the fliS gene encoding flagellar export chaperone FliS — MNMKKGAQQYAQMNKQTGIEGANPHQLIGMLYQGALDSLQQALGCIDRKDFEGRGRHLGRVITILGGLQSFLDHEKGGDISKNLDNLYEYMTVRLYDASREKTREPVEEVIKLMREVKDGWDGIAQQAQEIFSEQNQTVNG; from the coding sequence ATGAACATGAAGAAAGGTGCGCAACAGTACGCACAAATGAACAAGCAAACCGGCATTGAAGGTGCAAACCCTCATCAGTTGATCGGTATGCTGTACCAAGGGGCTCTGGACAGCTTGCAGCAGGCACTGGGCTGTATTGACCGAAAGGACTTTGAAGGCAGAGGCCGTCACTTGGGGCGAGTGATCACCATTCTTGGCGGATTACAGAGTTTTCTGGATCATGAGAAGGGCGGAGATATTTCAAAAAACCTTGATAACCTTTATGAGTATATGACCGTGCGCTTGTACGATGCATCCAGGGAAAAGACCAGAGAGCCGGTTGAAGAGGTCATAAAGCTGATGCGCGAAGTTAAAGATGGGTGGGATGGCATAGCCCAACAAGCTCAAGAGATATTCTCTGAACAGAACCAGACAGTTAACGGGTGA
- a CDS encoding flagellin, whose translation MPQIINTNISSINAQRNLNKSQGSLQTSLQRLSSGLRINSAKDDAAGLAISNRFTTQVRGMNVAIRNANDGISLAQTTESALDEITTSLQRIRDLAVQSANDTNSQADRISLQAEVDQLIDEVDRIATTTTFNGRNVLDGTLSSYYFQIGANAGEGVEVSGVDARINSLGSQPGVVQSTASSIAAADGTVLTDFYINIGGGATIDAATLANGGQIQGASLAALTDPSSDYYGDGIAKSLSARINQLREDGVEGLEGVYATARTTYDYLDTAASAAPADAYIGTGSLANGDININGVDIGPVTFLERDGDGALTQAINAKSTITGVHASVDENGRLVLSATDGRDVVVTTQNGAGDLLYNGGSGTTVADFTDDFKSGTLTISAKDTIALGAYQTADDDDNVQAVGTIANADITSLDGANLTMDSVDSALAQIDGFRGELGAIQNRFESTIRNLSAVAESLSAANSRIRDADFAAETANLSKNQVLQQAGISVLAQANGLPQQVLSLLQG comes from the coding sequence ATGCCACAAATTATTAATACGAATATTTCGTCTATCAACGCTCAGCGTAACTTAAACAAGTCTCAAGGCTCGTTGCAAACATCATTGCAGCGGCTTTCATCCGGGCTGCGCATAAACAGCGCGAAAGACGACGCCGCAGGGTTGGCGATATCTAATCGCTTTACTACCCAAGTTAGAGGCATGAACGTTGCGATCAGGAACGCCAATGATGGTATTTCTTTGGCGCAGACAACAGAAAGTGCTTTGGATGAGATCACGACCTCACTGCAGCGTATACGGGATCTTGCCGTACAGTCTGCAAACGATACCAACAGTCAGGCAGATCGTATTTCATTGCAAGCAGAGGTGGATCAGCTGATTGATGAGGTTGACCGTATAGCAACCACCACCACTTTCAATGGCCGTAATGTATTGGATGGTACCTTGTCGTCGTACTATTTTCAGATTGGTGCGAATGCCGGAGAAGGTGTTGAGGTGTCTGGTGTGGATGCCCGTATTAACTCTCTGGGATCACAGCCTGGTGTTGTTCAAAGTACAGCATCAAGCATTGCAGCGGCCGATGGCACCGTACTCACCGATTTTTATATCAATATAGGTGGCGGAGCCACTATTGATGCGGCAACACTAGCCAATGGCGGCCAGATTCAAGGCGCTTCCCTGGCAGCGCTGACAGATCCTAGCTCGGACTATTATGGTGATGGTATTGCGAAAAGCCTTTCTGCCAGAATCAACCAATTACGTGAAGACGGTGTTGAAGGCCTGGAAGGTGTTTATGCAACAGCACGAACCACCTATGATTATCTGGATACTGCGGCTTCTGCTGCGCCAGCCGACGCCTATATTGGCACTGGCTCACTGGCCAACGGTGATATAAATATCAATGGTGTGGATATCGGCCCGGTTACTTTCCTTGAGCGCGATGGCGATGGTGCGTTAACACAGGCGATTAACGCCAAATCCACGATAACCGGCGTGCATGCCAGTGTGGATGAGAATGGCCGCCTGGTACTTTCGGCAACTGATGGACGCGATGTGGTTGTTACCACACAGAATGGCGCCGGTGATTTACTCTATAACGGCGGTTCAGGTACAACGGTTGCAGATTTTACGGATGATTTTAAATCTGGAACCTTAACCATCTCAGCAAAAGATACTATTGCCTTGGGCGCGTATCAAACGGCTGATGATGATGACAACGTGCAAGCGGTAGGTACCATTGCAAACGCAGATATCACCAGCCTAGATGGGGCGAATCTGACCATGGACTCAGTGGACAGCGCATTGGCCCAGATCGATGGGTTCCGAGGAGAGCTTGGTGCAATACAGAACCGCTTTGAGTCCACTATTCGTAACCTATCAGCAGTAGCCGAGAGCTTGTCAGCTGCCAACAGCCGCATAAGGGATGCTGATTTTGCTGCAGAAACGGCCAATCTGTCTAAAAACCAGGTGCTGCAGCAAGCAGGTATATCCGTGCTAGCTCAGGCTAACGGATTGCCTCAGCAGGTACTTTCATTATTACAGGGCTAA
- the fliD gene encoding flagellar filament capping protein FliD: MASITAAGTGSGLDIETIIETLTNAERIPTQTRLDTREIEIQAEISAYGSLKSSLKDFQSALSGLSTVKGLAARSANSSDEATFTATASSGAAVGSTNIQVMQLASNHKLVSNADFTGLDEAVGAGTLSIAVGGNSFSVNIVAGDNNTLGDIRDAINDAADNPGVTASILTISDGMGGSVSKLVLTSDETGAANGITVTVTDDVDGMDTDNVGLSRLINANMTEKSEALDAEILIDGEYSVTSSTNVFQDAIQGVTITANAANPGVDETLTVALDKSLITERLQKFVDEFNLLSDTLNYLTDYDVQANEAGLLTGDFAARTIETQIRRAIGSALEGAASSYSSLASIGITTQRDGSLALNSDKLTGALNSNFDDVAELLAGDGGIFKGLDDRLDSFLSSGGVLASRTATFQNQLKDIDEQRVKLNLRIESYEKRIRLQYTNLDILVGQLQSTGDFVTQQLDVIKKGLTRD, from the coding sequence ATGGCTTCCATCACTGCAGCGGGTACAGGCTCAGGCCTGGACATAGAAACCATTATCGAGACACTCACTAATGCTGAGCGAATTCCGACGCAGACTCGGCTCGATACCCGTGAAATTGAAATCCAGGCAGAAATCTCCGCATATGGATCCCTCAAAAGTTCTTTGAAAGATTTTCAATCGGCACTTTCTGGCCTATCCACTGTGAAAGGACTTGCCGCCCGATCTGCCAATTCATCAGATGAGGCGACTTTTACAGCCACAGCCAGCAGTGGTGCAGCGGTGGGTTCCACCAATATTCAGGTAATGCAGTTAGCATCTAACCACAAACTGGTTAGTAATGCTGATTTCACCGGCCTCGATGAGGCGGTTGGTGCGGGCACGCTCAGCATAGCCGTCGGTGGCAATAGTTTTAGCGTCAACATTGTAGCCGGCGACAACAACACCCTGGGTGATATCCGTGATGCAATCAATGATGCGGCAGACAACCCAGGTGTTACTGCCAGCATACTAACTATCAGCGACGGCATGGGTGGAAGTGTTTCAAAGTTGGTTTTGACCTCTGATGAGACTGGTGCGGCAAATGGCATCACCGTCACGGTTACTGATGATGTTGACGGAATGGATACCGATAATGTGGGTCTGTCCCGTTTGATTAATGCCAACATGACCGAGAAAAGTGAGGCCTTGGATGCCGAGATATTGATAGATGGAGAGTACTCGGTCACCAGCTCAACAAATGTATTTCAGGACGCTATTCAGGGCGTAACGATTACTGCCAATGCTGCCAATCCCGGTGTTGACGAAACTCTCACTGTTGCGCTGGATAAATCACTGATCACGGAACGTCTACAGAAGTTTGTGGATGAATTCAATCTGTTGAGCGATACCCTGAACTACTTGACTGATTATGACGTTCAGGCCAATGAAGCCGGTTTGCTGACCGGTGATTTTGCCGCTAGAACTATAGAGACTCAGATACGTAGAGCAATAGGCAGTGCCTTGGAAGGGGCCGCTAGCAGCTACTCATCTCTCGCTTCCATCGGTATTACCACGCAGCGTGATGGCTCTTTGGCGTTGAATAGCGACAAACTAACAGGTGCCTTGAATTCCAATTTTGATGATGTAGCAGAGTTATTGGCCGGAGATGGCGGCATTTTCAAAGGCCTTGATGATCGGCTGGATTCTTTTCTTAGCAGCGGAGGCGTGCTGGCCAGTAGAACGGCAACTTTTCAGAATCAATTAAAGGATATCGATGAGCAAAGGGTGAAACTTAACCTGCGTATTGAATCCTATGAAAAAAGAATTCGGCTTCAGTATACCAATCTTGACATTCTGGTGGGGCAGCTGCAAAGCACAGGCGATTTTGTTACCCAGCAGTTGGATGTGATCAAGAAAGGTCTGACGCGTGACTAA
- a CDS encoding GSCFA domain-containing protein has product MSEFRLIVKDQRTVNKYWSRFNDKSIQTIPHNPIFNRNSNIFTLGSCFAVEIREALKERGFSVFPRLDELELNTDRFRIGGLPDRENFNYYNTFSIEQEFARAVGLWQQQDDDYWQVEDNWWGGDKAFQDPYRRCVFGKTLDDVRHATRLLDSVVHNGMKAADGFLITLGLIEVWKIKHNQRVACMEPGYNEGGGLDETEFYLSDFEENVRNLEHIVEHIGVLNPNANIVFTVSPVPLGRTFTDNDVYVANMESKSLLRTAAAQVCRRHNHVHYFQSYDICNAIKNPFIEDGRHVQPDVVKMIVNGFISSFFSA; this is encoded by the coding sequence ATGAGTGAGTTCAGATTGATTGTTAAAGATCAGAGAACAGTCAATAAATATTGGAGTCGCTTTAACGATAAGTCTATACAAACCATTCCCCATAACCCTATCTTTAATAGAAATTCCAATATTTTTACATTGGGCAGTTGCTTCGCAGTTGAGATCCGAGAAGCTCTCAAAGAACGCGGATTTTCGGTGTTTCCCAGGCTGGATGAATTGGAGTTGAATACTGATCGTTTTCGTATCGGTGGCCTGCCAGATCGGGAGAATTTCAACTATTACAATACATTCAGTATCGAGCAGGAGTTTGCCCGTGCTGTTGGTTTATGGCAGCAGCAGGATGATGATTACTGGCAAGTTGAAGATAATTGGTGGGGCGGTGACAAAGCCTTCCAAGATCCCTATCGGCGTTGCGTCTTCGGAAAGACGTTGGATGATGTTCGACATGCCACTCGATTGCTGGACAGTGTCGTTCATAATGGCATGAAAGCAGCGGACGGATTCCTCATTACCCTTGGCCTTATAGAGGTTTGGAAAATCAAACATAATCAAAGGGTAGCCTGTATGGAGCCTGGATATAACGAGGGTGGAGGGTTAGATGAGACAGAGTTTTACCTCAGCGATTTTGAAGAGAATGTGCGTAACCTTGAGCACATAGTTGAGCATATCGGGGTGTTAAATCCTAATGCAAACATAGTGTTTACAGTCTCGCCGGTGCCGTTGGGGAGGACGTTTACAGATAATGATGTCTATGTTGCCAATATGGAAAGCAAGTCATTGTTGCGCACGGCAGCAGCTCAGGTGTGTCGGCGTCATAACCATGTCCATTATTTTCAAAGTTATGATATATGCAATGCCATCAAGAATCCCTTCATTGAAGACGGCCGTCACGTTCAACCTGATGTAGTCAAAATGATCGTTAACGGGTTTATCTCCTCCTTTTTCTCTGCTTAG
- a CDS encoding flagellar protein FlaG, with protein sequence MINDRPVNLNLNPGTSSAGGVASPKAPDPKGKEVVEPKQDSVPTPKDDSLKVKAPEAEKNTVSEAAIAKARNEEVKEKVNQAIPKVRELMNKNQRSLDFRVAEEENRIIVTVIDKETDKVIRQIPPEDLLDLANSIDQGADGIREGSIINSKA encoded by the coding sequence ATGATAAACGACAGACCAGTAAATCTTAACCTCAACCCGGGAACTAGTTCGGCGGGCGGGGTCGCTTCGCCCAAAGCACCAGATCCCAAAGGTAAAGAGGTTGTGGAGCCGAAACAGGATTCTGTGCCGACTCCAAAAGATGACTCGCTTAAGGTTAAGGCGCCAGAGGCCGAAAAGAATACAGTATCGGAAGCTGCTATTGCCAAGGCGCGTAACGAAGAAGTTAAGGAAAAGGTTAATCAGGCGATTCCTAAGGTTCGGGAGTTGATGAATAAAAATCAACGCAGCCTTGATTTTCGTGTCGCTGAAGAGGAAAACAGGATCATCGTTACGGTGATCGACAAGGAAACCGACAAGGTAATCAGGCAGATACCTCCAGAGGATTTGCTTGATCTGGCTAACTCAATTGATCAGGGTGCTGATGGCATTAGAGAGGGCTCAATAATTAATTCTAAAGCCTGA
- a CDS encoding flagellin, which translates to MVNVGEADDVETLFYGGGASSLGGATLTDDQKVGSITITANDSIILGDAAGGSTFQTDEDVSNVQATGTLANADITTVETANRTIQTVDSALGQIDSFRAGLGAIQNRFESTIRNLSAVSESLAAANSRIKDADFAAETANLSKNQVLQQAGISVLAQANALPQQALSLLG; encoded by the coding sequence GTGGTTAACGTGGGCGAAGCGGATGATGTCGAGACGTTATTCTACGGTGGAGGAGCAAGCTCCCTAGGTGGTGCGACCCTTACTGATGATCAGAAAGTGGGATCTATAACGATCACTGCCAATGATTCGATTATCTTGGGTGACGCAGCTGGTGGTTCTACCTTCCAGACCGATGAAGATGTGAGCAACGTTCAGGCTACAGGTACTCTTGCCAATGCTGATATCACAACGGTTGAAACAGCTAACCGTACGATTCAGACAGTGGATAGTGCTCTTGGGCAGATCGACTCCTTCCGGGCAGGGTTAGGTGCGATTCAGAACCGATTTGAATCAACCATACGTAACTTGTCGGCGGTATCAGAGTCGCTCGCTGCAGCAAATAGTCGAATTAAAGACGCGGACTTTGCGGCAGAGACGGCGAACTTGTCGAAAAACCAGGTGTTGCAACAAGCCGGTATCTCGGTGCTGGCGCAAGCTAATGCTTTACCGCAGCAAGCGCTATCCTTGCTGGGGTAA